In the genome of bacterium, one region contains:
- a CDS encoding Crp/Fnr family transcriptional regulator, with amino-acid sequence MCIACVDDHAAELVCEERLPDYLRQTHLFQDLTDRQIEEVVAGTRITNLEDGHGLFSQGDSARWFYVLRAGHIALFRQSAEGRESIIAIVGPDEVFGEELLFLESASHDLNARAVGECTLLCIDRQRFRSFLKSSPSLGFRLMGTLYRRQKLLLDHIERLTLQDATQRLMAYLLDQVGDDGGPQRLELALPKGTLAAHLSIQPETLSRILTRLKECDYLHEEGDALIVQTEAMRAGLMCQRCEQRWGCPGPGRLYRDPGAEEASSTTATAAR; translated from the coding sequence ATGTGCATCGCCTGCGTGGACGACCACGCCGCTGAGCTGGTCTGCGAGGAACGCCTTCCGGACTACCTGAGGCAAACCCACCTGTTCCAGGACCTCACCGATCGGCAGATCGAAGAGGTCGTAGCCGGCACTCGAATCACCAACCTCGAAGACGGCCATGGCCTCTTCAGCCAGGGCGACTCGGCACGCTGGTTCTACGTCCTGCGGGCGGGGCACATAGCCCTTTTCCGGCAGTCGGCCGAGGGTCGCGAAAGCATCATCGCAATCGTCGGCCCGGACGAGGTTTTCGGCGAAGAGCTCCTTTTTTTGGAGAGCGCCAGCCACGACCTCAACGCCAGAGCCGTGGGCGAGTGCACTCTACTCTGCATCGACCGGCAGCGATTTCGCTCGTTTCTGAAAAGCTCGCCGTCGCTCGGCTTCCGCCTCATGGGTACCTTGTACCGACGGCAGAAACTACTTCTCGATCACATCGAGCGACTGACTCTCCAGGACGCCACCCAGCGACTCATGGCCTATCTGCTGGACCAGGTCGGTGACGACGGCGGGCCGCAACGCCTGGAGCTGGCGCTGCCCAAGGGCACTCTGGCCGCCCACCTCTCAATCCAGCCGGAGACCCTGTCCAGAATCCTGACTCGGCTCAAAGAATGTGACTACCTGCACGAGGAGGGGGACGCTCTGATCGTACAAACCGAAGCGATGCGGGCGGGTCTCATGTGCCAGAGATGCGAGCAACGCTGGGGCTGCCCGGGTCCTGGGCGACTCTACCGAGACCCGGGTGCCGAAGAAGCCTCTTCAACCACCGCCACCGCCGCTCGGTAG
- a CDS encoding TonB-dependent receptor plug domain-containing protein: MITSRKIGRCALALAQLALPALLAGEPRVLADVNGEPERPSETAAAGSSQDSPAEPEELFEQLLVIGTPEEARRIPGSAHVITAEELERQEYSDIHRVLRQTPGLNIQEEDGYGLRPNIGIRGTGVERSQKITLLEDGVLIAPAPYAAPSAYYSPTAGRMEGFEILKGSGAIRQGPYTNGGAINYLSASIPDSMRARVSFSVGQEGFARARASVGDSGERFGWLVETFQLESDGFKRIDGGGGSGDRVDRVGRGGTGFDLDDYMGKFRFSSPIGARVYQALEVKLGKTEQVGNETYLGLTQEDFDRDPFRRYSSSAGDRITTDHEQIQLSYYLQPRDRWNLTATDDYENLLGNDTVSSGGQGTGNQFNGGEVQVKGLEASRPGAQPGSGRAGRKPSCSAFRSAFQGRRDTAR, from the coding sequence ATGATCACCTCCCGCAAGATTGGTCGGTGCGCTCTCGCTCTGGCACAGCTGGCACTGCCGGCGTTGCTGGCAGGCGAGCCGCGTGTGCTCGCCGATGTCAACGGCGAGCCCGAGCGCCCGTCGGAGACAGCGGCAGCCGGTTCGTCGCAAGACAGCCCTGCCGAGCCGGAAGAGCTCTTCGAGCAGCTCCTGGTGATCGGCACACCCGAGGAGGCTCGCCGCATTCCCGGCTCGGCCCACGTCATCACCGCGGAGGAGCTCGAGCGGCAAGAGTACTCGGACATTCACCGGGTATTGCGTCAGACGCCGGGGCTCAACATTCAGGAGGAAGACGGCTACGGCTTGCGCCCGAATATCGGCATTCGAGGCACCGGAGTCGAGCGCAGTCAGAAGATCACTCTTCTCGAGGACGGTGTACTCATCGCCCCGGCTCCCTACGCCGCCCCTTCGGCCTACTACTCGCCGACGGCCGGGCGCATGGAGGGCTTCGAGATTCTGAAGGGCTCGGGCGCCATACGGCAGGGGCCCTACACGAATGGCGGAGCGATCAACTACCTGTCGGCGAGTATTCCGGACTCCATGCGAGCTCGCGTCAGCTTCAGCGTGGGGCAGGAGGGGTTCGCGCGCGCCCGGGCGAGCGTAGGTGATTCCGGCGAGCGCTTCGGTTGGCTTGTCGAGACCTTCCAACTCGAGAGTGACGGTTTCAAGCGGATCGACGGAGGTGGCGGTAGTGGAGACAGGGTCGACAGGGTCGGCAGGGGCGGCACGGGCTTCGACCTCGACGATTACATGGGCAAGTTCCGGTTCAGCAGTCCCATCGGAGCCCGCGTCTATCAGGCCCTCGAAGTCAAGCTCGGCAAGACCGAACAGGTCGGAAACGAGACCTATCTGGGACTCACGCAGGAGGATTTCGATCGCGATCCCTTCCGGCGGTACTCCTCGTCGGCTGGCGACCGGATCACGACAGATCACGAGCAGATCCAGCTGAGCTACTACCTCCAGCCGAGAGATCGCTGGAACCTAACCGCGACCGACGACTACGAGAACCTGCTGGGCAACGACACCGTTTCGAGCGGTGGGCAGGGAACCGGCAATCAATTCAATGGTGGAGAGGTGCAGGTCAAGGGCCTCGAGGCGTCGCGGCCCGGCGCCCAGCCGGGCTCAGGCCGGGCCGGCCGCAAGCCGTCCTGTTCGGCTTTTCGCTCGGCTTTTCAGGGTCGCAGGGACACGGCTAGATGA
- a CDS encoding GNAT family N-acetyltransferase → MSQINWQKRFADKVTTAAEAAAVVKPGNRVFVGSGAGEPQALVEALSARDDLQDTEIVHILTLGVATYAEPRLGNRFRHNAYFIGPNVRDAVREGRADYTPIFLSEIPRLFRSGRVVIDVAMIEVSPPDERGYCSYGVSTDIVKAAAESADFVVAEVNSQMPRVSGDCFIHADKLDLMVPSDLPILEAVQGQPDELSKRIARHIANLIVDGATLQLGIGTVPDAVLHYLTDFKDLGVHTEMFSDGLIPLVEQGVINNSKKTLHRGKIIASFVMGSRKLYDFIDNNPLIEFHPTEYTNDPFIIAQNEKMISINSAIEVDLTGQVCSDSLGKMFYSGIGGQVDFTRGASRSKGGRPIIALPSTVKGETVSRIVPTLKPGAGVVTSRGDVHYVVTEYGSAYLHGKTVRERAVALINIAHPKFRPWLMAEAKERHLVYADQIELPIRPSTYPEELERWLELEDGSRAFLRPLKLSDEGLVRDLFYKLSPESINYRFFQLIKTMPHEKLQQFLRIDYEADMALVVLTGSTDEGAQMIAIAHYLKDAHSNFAEAAFLVRDDWQGKGIGTRLMTALAQAAQIQGIAGFTADVLADNKKMLRVFHGCGYALESRLEGNVYSLRIPFRQPG, encoded by the coding sequence ATGTCGCAAATCAACTGGCAGAAGCGCTTCGCGGACAAAGTGACCACCGCGGCCGAGGCGGCCGCGGTGGTCAAACCCGGTAACCGAGTGTTTGTCGGGTCCGGAGCCGGCGAGCCCCAAGCGCTGGTCGAGGCCCTGTCGGCCCGCGACGATCTCCAGGACACCGAGATCGTTCACATTCTGACTCTTGGGGTGGCGACGTACGCGGAGCCCCGATTGGGCAACCGTTTTCGTCACAACGCCTACTTCATCGGTCCCAACGTCCGCGATGCCGTCCGGGAAGGTCGCGCCGACTACACTCCCATCTTCCTTTCCGAGATCCCCAGGCTCTTCCGGTCCGGTCGCGTGGTGATCGACGTGGCAATGATCGAAGTCAGCCCGCCCGACGAGCGTGGCTACTGTAGCTACGGCGTATCCACGGACATCGTCAAGGCCGCGGCCGAGTCTGCCGACTTCGTGGTGGCCGAGGTCAACAGTCAGATGCCACGAGTGTCCGGGGATTGCTTTATTCACGCCGACAAGCTCGATCTGATGGTTCCCAGCGACCTGCCGATTCTCGAAGCGGTCCAGGGGCAGCCGGACGAGCTCTCGAAACGAATCGCCCGTCACATCGCCAATCTGATCGTCGACGGCGCCACCCTGCAGCTCGGCATCGGTACCGTTCCGGACGCCGTCCTCCACTACCTGACCGATTTCAAAGACCTGGGCGTCCACACGGAGATGTTCAGCGACGGCCTCATCCCCCTGGTCGAGCAGGGCGTGATCAACAACTCGAAGAAGACCTTGCACAGGGGCAAGATCATCGCGAGTTTCGTCATGGGCTCGCGCAAGCTCTACGATTTCATCGACAACAACCCGCTGATCGAGTTCCACCCCACCGAATACACCAACGATCCGTTCATCATCGCCCAGAACGAAAAGATGATCTCGATCAACTCGGCTATCGAGGTCGACCTCACCGGCCAGGTTTGCTCGGATTCGCTCGGCAAGATGTTCTACAGCGGTATCGGCGGGCAGGTGGACTTCACCCGCGGGGCTTCGAGGTCCAAGGGTGGGAGGCCGATCATCGCGTTGCCGTCGACGGTCAAGGGAGAGACCGTCTCGAGGATCGTGCCTACCCTCAAGCCGGGCGCCGGGGTCGTGACCAGCCGCGGCGACGTTCACTACGTCGTAACGGAATACGGCTCGGCCTATCTCCACGGCAAGACCGTCCGCGAGCGGGCGGTGGCGTTGATCAACATCGCTCATCCCAAGTTTCGCCCCTGGTTGATGGCTGAGGCGAAGGAGAGGCATCTGGTCTACGCCGATCAAATCGAGCTGCCCATCCGACCTTCGACGTATCCCGAAGAGTTGGAGCGCTGGCTGGAGCTCGAGGACGGCTCGCGCGCTTTTCTGAGGCCGCTCAAGCTCTCCGACGAGGGCCTGGTGCGGGATCTCTTCTACAAACTCTCACCCGAGTCGATCAACTACCGGTTCTTTCAGCTGATCAAGACCATGCCGCACGAGAAGTTGCAGCAGTTCCTACGGATCGACTACGAAGCCGACATGGCCCTGGTGGTGCTCACGGGTTCAACCGACGAGGGGGCCCAGATGATCGCCATCGCGCACTACCTGAAAGATGCCCACAGCAACTTCGCCGAGGCGGCATTCCTGGTGCGCGACGATTGGCAGGGCAAGGGCATCGGCACCCGGTTGATGACCGCCCTGGCGCAGGCCGCGCAGATCCAGGGCATCGCCGGCTTCACCGCGGACGTGCTGGCCGACAACAAGAAGATGCTGCGCGTCTTCCACGGCTGCGGTTACGCTCTGGAAAGCCGGCTCGAGGGGAACGTGTACTCGCTGAGGATACCGTTTCGCCAGCCGGGCTGA
- a CDS encoding multicopper oxidase domain-containing protein: MHRRRFLDLSARSLVALLAVPAGRALGLERRLEALAGEAAAIAPDVKLTLKARPRRVAILPGARTPVWSFKGRVLEGGKDRLESIPGSYLGPILRLDTGDRVALTFKNRLAEPSIVHWHGLHVPEAADGHPRLAVGPGDNYHYSFEVHNRAGTYWYHPHPHERTGPQVYRGLAGLIIVSDAEERALDLPRGDYDVPLVIQDRNFNSTNELRYDGNARVGFLGETILVNGRPDYVLDVDSRPYRLRLLNGSNSRIYKLEFSDRTRVRVIGTDGGLLRKPLKRPYLTLGPAERLELWVDFGNRSAGEELVLRSLEFDHGGFGMGMTGGALPQGATFDVMRFRIAREVDTPQPVPRRLSRFPKLKLADSVNADRPKKFRYRMDAGRWTINGRTFEMEAVAKEETCDLGTQEVWDVVNQSGDSGTGEGGMLMPHPVHLHGQQFQVIERSVPDRYRAVWDTVADGYVDKGWKDTVLLMPGERVRFLRRFDDYRGLFLHHCHNLEHEDAGMMRNYRVV, from the coding sequence ATACACCGGCGACGGTTTCTGGACTTGTCTGCCCGTTCGCTCGTGGCCTTGCTCGCGGTCCCCGCCGGTCGGGCCCTTGGCCTCGAGCGACGGCTGGAGGCCCTTGCGGGGGAAGCTGCCGCGATCGCTCCAGATGTCAAGCTCACCCTCAAGGCCCGGCCGCGCAGAGTGGCCATTTTGCCCGGCGCCCGCACTCCGGTCTGGTCTTTCAAGGGCCGAGTCCTTGAAGGCGGCAAAGATCGGCTCGAGTCGATCCCGGGCTCGTACCTGGGACCGATCCTGCGGCTCGACACCGGCGACCGCGTGGCGCTCACCTTCAAGAACCGTCTCGCCGAGCCGAGCATCGTGCACTGGCACGGCTTGCACGTGCCGGAGGCGGCCGACGGCCACCCGCGACTGGCGGTGGGACCGGGAGATAACTACCACTACTCGTTCGAGGTCCACAATCGCGCCGGCACCTACTGGTACCACCCCCATCCCCATGAGAGAACCGGCCCGCAGGTCTATCGGGGCTTGGCGGGGCTGATCATCGTCAGCGATGCCGAAGAACGAGCGCTGGACCTTCCCCGCGGCGACTACGACGTTCCCCTGGTCATCCAGGATCGAAATTTCAACTCGACGAACGAGCTCCGCTATGACGGCAATGCCCGGGTCGGCTTCCTGGGCGAGACGATTCTCGTCAACGGCCGCCCCGACTACGTCCTCGACGTCGACAGCCGCCCTTACCGCCTGCGACTGCTGAACGGCTCCAACTCGCGGATCTACAAACTCGAGTTCAGCGATCGGACACGGGTGCGGGTCATCGGCACCGATGGTGGTCTGCTGCGCAAGCCGCTCAAGCGGCCCTATCTGACACTGGGTCCGGCCGAGCGGCTCGAGCTCTGGGTCGACTTCGGAAACCGAAGCGCCGGAGAGGAGCTCGTGCTCCGCAGCCTAGAGTTCGACCACGGCGGTTTCGGCATGGGAATGACGGGCGGCGCGCTCCCTCAGGGAGCGACCTTCGACGTCATGCGCTTCCGGATCGCACGTGAGGTCGACACTCCTCAGCCCGTCCCCAGGCGGCTTTCGAGATTCCCGAAACTCAAGCTTGCCGACTCGGTCAATGCCGACCGGCCGAAGAAGTTCCGCTACCGCATGGATGCCGGGCGCTGGACCATCAACGGTCGCACCTTTGAGATGGAAGCCGTCGCGAAGGAAGAAACATGCGACCTTGGCACCCAAGAGGTGTGGGACGTGGTCAATCAATCGGGCGATTCGGGTACCGGCGAGGGCGGCATGCTCATGCCTCACCCGGTCCATCTCCATGGGCAACAGTTCCAGGTGATCGAGCGCTCGGTGCCGGATCGCTACCGAGCCGTCTGGGACACGGTCGCGGACGGCTATGTCGACAAGGGCTGGAAGGACACGGTGCTCTTGATGCCGGGGGAGCGCGTTCGGTTCTTACGTCGCTTCGACGATTATCGCGGGCTCTTCCTGCACCACTGCCACAACCTCGAGCACGAGGACGCCGGAATGATGCGCAATTACCGGGTCGTCTAG
- a CDS encoding vitamin B12-dependent ribonucleotide reductase, with protein MVDPNRLNQQDAEQAEPKDRPALRFGRRFTEPGVHPYDAVAWERRDAAIKDESGNTVFEQKGVEFPEFWSLQATNVVTNKYFRGTAGTSSRENTLRQPFDRVVNTITGWGRADGYFATDQDAEVFASELCHILLHQMASFNSPVWFNVGIEDQPQCSACFINSVEDTLPSILDLAKTEGMLFKYGSGTGSNLSTLRSSREGLKGGGTSSGPVSFMRGFDAFAGVIKSGGKTRRAAKMVMLDIDHPDIVEFIDSKANEEKKAWALIEAGYDGGFNVPGGAYDSILFQNANHSVRLTDEFMEAVEHDGEWTTHAVQGGQAMDSYSARHLMRKIAEATWVCGDPGVQFDTRINEWHTCSNTAAITASNPCSEFMFLDDTACNLASLNLMAFYDGDEERFEVSRFERACEILITAQEILVDNAGYPRPSIAKNSHDFRPLGLGFANLGALLMARGLPYDSDAGRDYAAAIAALMSGAAYAQSGRMAAARGSFPGFDENRRPMLRVLKKHRDSIQRIDAAHVPLEILQRAKESWDEVIELGKTQGMRNSQISVIAPTGTIAFMMDCDTTGIEPDIALVKYKRLVGGGMLKIVNRTVPLALKRLGYSASEAERIVTFVNESDTIEGARDLRPEHLPVFDCAFKPASGKRSIHFRGHLEMLGAVQPFVSGAISKTINMPDEATPEEIEAAYIEGWKLGLKAIAIYRNGCKRSQPLSSKVSATAKAKPVRRKLPDERRAITHKFVVSGHKGYLTVGLYDDGTPGEIFVVMAKEGSTISGLMDAFATAISIALQHHVPLETLIAKFAHTRFEPSGFTNNPEIPIAKSVSDYMFRWLGSKFLSPEKKRELGIVLRESADGGEEIAAAEVDEDELTTSAAATFQLQTDAPSCQDCGSIMVRNGTCYHCLNCGATSGCG; from the coding sequence GGGACCTCGTCGCGCGAAAACACTTTGCGCCAACCGTTCGATCGCGTCGTGAACACGATCACGGGCTGGGGCCGGGCCGATGGCTACTTCGCCACCGACCAGGACGCGGAGGTCTTCGCTTCGGAGCTGTGTCACATCCTGCTCCACCAGATGGCCTCGTTCAACTCACCGGTCTGGTTCAACGTCGGTATCGAGGACCAGCCGCAGTGCTCGGCCTGTTTCATCAACTCGGTCGAAGACACCCTGCCGTCGATTCTCGACCTGGCCAAGACCGAGGGCATGCTGTTCAAGTACGGCTCCGGCACGGGTAGTAATCTCTCGACGCTGCGATCCTCGCGAGAGGGTCTCAAGGGCGGCGGCACCTCTTCCGGTCCGGTGTCCTTCATGAGGGGATTCGACGCCTTCGCCGGCGTCATCAAGAGCGGCGGTAAGACGCGGCGCGCCGCCAAGATGGTCATGCTCGACATCGACCACCCTGACATCGTCGAGTTCATCGACAGCAAGGCCAACGAAGAGAAGAAGGCCTGGGCCCTGATCGAGGCCGGCTACGACGGAGGTTTCAACGTCCCGGGCGGCGCCTACGACTCGATTCTCTTCCAGAACGCCAACCACTCGGTCCGGCTCACCGACGAGTTCATGGAGGCGGTCGAGCACGACGGCGAGTGGACGACCCATGCCGTTCAGGGCGGCCAGGCGATGGACTCGTACTCCGCCCGTCACCTGATGCGCAAGATCGCCGAGGCCACTTGGGTCTGCGGTGACCCCGGTGTCCAGTTCGACACCCGGATCAACGAATGGCACACCTGTTCCAACACGGCTGCCATCACCGCCAGCAATCCTTGCAGCGAGTTCATGTTCCTGGATGACACCGCCTGCAACCTGGCGTCGCTCAACCTGATGGCCTTTTACGACGGCGACGAGGAACGCTTCGAAGTGAGCCGCTTCGAGCGTGCCTGCGAGATCTTGATCACGGCCCAGGAGATCCTGGTCGACAACGCCGGTTATCCGCGTCCTTCGATCGCGAAGAACTCCCACGACTTTCGTCCCCTAGGGCTCGGATTCGCCAATCTGGGCGCCCTGCTGATGGCTCGCGGACTACCGTACGACTCGGACGCGGGCCGGGACTACGCCGCCGCGATTGCCGCGCTCATGTCGGGAGCGGCCTACGCCCAATCGGGCCGGATGGCGGCGGCCCGAGGTTCCTTTCCAGGCTTCGACGAAAATCGCCGTCCGATGCTGCGGGTCCTCAAGAAGCACCGTGACTCCATCCAGCGCATCGACGCCGCGCACGTGCCGCTGGAGATTCTCCAGCGCGCCAAGGAAAGCTGGGATGAGGTGATCGAGCTCGGCAAAACCCAGGGAATGCGCAACAGCCAGATCTCGGTGATCGCGCCAACCGGCACCATCGCTTTCATGATGGACTGCGACACCACCGGGATCGAGCCCGATATCGCCCTGGTGAAGTACAAGCGCCTGGTCGGCGGCGGCATGCTCAAGATCGTGAACCGCACGGTACCGCTGGCGCTCAAACGTCTCGGCTACAGCGCGTCCGAGGCCGAGAGGATCGTCACATTCGTGAATGAGAGCGACACCATCGAGGGCGCACGCGACCTGCGGCCCGAGCACCTGCCGGTTTTCGACTGCGCCTTTAAACCGGCCAGTGGCAAGCGCTCGATCCACTTTCGGGGCCACCTCGAGATGCTCGGAGCGGTGCAGCCCTTCGTTTCAGGGGCAATCAGCAAGACCATCAACATGCCCGATGAGGCGACCCCCGAGGAAATCGAGGCGGCCTACATCGAGGGCTGGAAGCTGGGCTTGAAGGCGATCGCGATCTATCGCAACGGCTGCAAGCGCAGCCAGCCACTCTCCTCGAAGGTCTCGGCGACGGCGAAGGCCAAACCGGTTCGCCGCAAGCTCCCGGACGAGCGCCGGGCAATTACCCACAAATTCGTAGTCAGCGGCCACAAGGGGTATCTGACGGTGGGTCTCTACGATGATGGAACTCCCGGAGAGATCTTCGTGGTCATGGCCAAAGAAGGCTCGACCATCTCCGGTCTGATGGATGCCTTCGCCACAGCCATCTCTATCGCTCTGCAGCATCACGTGCCGCTCGAGACTCTGATCGCCAAGTTCGCGCACACACGCTTCGAGCCCTCGGGCTTCACCAACAACCCCGAGATCCCGATCGCCAAGTCCGTTTCAGACTACATGTTTCGCTGGTTGGGCTCGAAGTTCCTGAGTCCCGAGAAGAAACGCGAGCTGGGCATCGTGCTGCGTGAATCGGCAGACGGCGGGGAGGAGATCGCGGCCGCGGAGGTTGACGAAGACGAGCTCACGACGAGCGCGGCCGCTACGTTCCAGTTGCAGACCGATGCGCCCAGCTGTCAGGATTGTGGCTCGATCATGGTGCGCAATGGCACCTGTTACCACTGCCTCAACTGCGGTGCCACCAGCGGATGTGGTTAG